The window AGCGAGAGGATTGATGACGTAGGCAGACTGCCGCATGTAGCGCGCTACATACCAATCCGTGTCGAACAAAGGATTCGGGTCGCGTCCTTCCGCAGCGCCGCGCGAAAGATAATGGACGAGCGGGTTCTCTGCGATCTCCCGGACGTCGGGGTTCATTTCGAGGTAGAAATCGCTGTGGAAGAGCGGGTGGGGGTGCCGTCCTTCATTGCCGCCGAAATCGAGAAAATGCGCGACGAGGTCCAACCCCGATCCGGCGAGATCAGGGTAGCGCTCCAGATACCATGCAGCGTCGAACAGAGGCGAAACGGCGAGCAGGGCCAGGATTGCAGCGCGCGAGGGGGGGCCGGAGACAACCTCCTGGAGAGGCAGCAGGGGATCCGACGTACTCATTATGCGCCCTGCACTCCGCTTTTCGCAACCCGAAGCTTCATTTTTCTGGCTGGCCTCGCGCGAGCGCGCCGTAGAAGCGCAACGGCGAGGTCAATCCGACGTCCCGATGCTCAACGCGGCGTCTCCCCGGACGCAGCCAGGGCCCGAGCCTCTAACATGCGGGTTTCAGATGCGGCAACTCATCATCCCGGCGACCCGCCTCGATGAGACCCGGCAGGTCGCTGAACAACGCTTCGGGGCCGGCCAATTCGTGACCACCCGGCATCGATCCGAGCTTCTGCCGCTCGGGCCGGGTCACGGGCGTCCTCCGGGCTCCAAGCCGGGAAGGTCGAGCAGACGGTCCTCGATGGGCACGCGCAGAAGGGCCGCTGCCAGAGCGAGTGCCTGCTCGCCCCTGGCCGGCGAGGGTCCAGGGCGCCGCGTCGAGCGCAGGGCCTCCCCCTTCGCAGAACCGCGGGATCGTCCTCCGGGCGACGTCGTCGCCCATTGACGCCGAGGCCCATCCGCCGTCTCCTGCCGCCATCGGTCATCGGCGGAGGCGGCGATGGAGCGGCGGACGGTCCTGAACGGGGTGGCGGCGCTGCTCGGGGGCGCGGTCCTCGGGCCCGCGCGGGCCTCGGCGGCGGGGACCGACCCCGCGACGGTCGACCTCATGCTGGTGCTGGCCGCCGACGTGTCGCACTCGATCACCGACGAGAAATACGAGCTGCAGCGCAAGGGCTACGCCGCCGCCATGTCGGACCCCGACGTGCTGCGCGCCATCGCGGCCGGCACGCACGGGCGCATCGCGGTCAGCTTCGTGGAATGGGCCGGCAGCCAGTCGCAGAAGCTGGTGATCCCATGGACGGGGATCGGCGGCCCCGAGGAGGCGCGGGGCTTCGGCCTCACGGTCGGGGCGGCGCCGCGCTCCTTCTCGGACCGGACCGCGATCGGCTCGGCCATCGACTTCTCCGCGGCCCTGTTCGCGGAGGCGCCGTTTCAGGCCGAGCGGCGCGTCATCGACGTGTCGGGCGACGGCGACAGCAACGGCGGCAGCGACATCGAGGGCGCGCGCGACGCCGCGCTGGCCCACGGCGTCACGGCCATCAACGGCATCGTGATCCTGAGCGACATGTCCGGCCCGGCCTACCTCGTCGCCCACACCCACCCGCCAGGCGGGTTGCAGGAGTATTACCGCAGGCGCGTCACCGGCGGGCTCGCCAGCTTCGTGGCCGTGGCGGAGGACTTCGACAGCTTCGGCCGCGCGCTGGTGCGCAAGCTGGTGCAGGAGATCTCATGAGCCCGGCGCCCCCGCCGGGATCAGCCCCCGCCCGGCGTCCCGGAGCGCCGTGGACGAGGCCGACGAGCGCGGGCCGTGCAGGTAGACGAAGGCGGGGTGGCGCCGGGTCGGCAGCAGCTTCGCCTCCGACTCGCGCAGGCGCCCCGGCGCCAGCACGGCGGCGGCGCGGCCGTTGAGCGAGCGGAAGGTCGAGCCCGGCCGGTCCACCACCGCCACCGGCACCAGGGACACGAGCTCGCGCCAGCGCCGCCAGCGCGGCAGCTGCAGGAGGTTGTCGGCCCCCATGATCCACACGAAGTGCACGCCGGGGCAGCGCCGCCGGAGGTGCCGGATCGTGTCCACGGTGTAGCGCATGCCGATGCCGGCCTCGACGCCCGTGGCAACGATGCGCGGGTGATCGGCGAGGCGCCGCGCCGCCGCGATGCGGGTGTCGAGGTCGGCGAGGCCGTCGTGGCGCTTCAGCGGGTTGCCGGGCGTGACGATCCACCAGACGCGGTCGAGCCCGAGCCGCCGCATCGCGGTCAGCGACGCCAGCCGGTGGCCCTCGTGGGGCGGGTTGAAGCTGCCGCCGAACAGGCCGATCCGCAGCCCCGGCGCCCAGGCGGGCAGAGCCCGCCCACCCGGCGAACGCGCGGGCAGGGCCTGGCCGCCCGGCGACCGCGGCCCCGCGGGCGGAGTCACGGCCGCGTCTGCCCGTCCCCGCGCACCCGGTACTTGAAGGAGCAGAGCTGTTCGAGGCCCACCGGCCCGCGCGCGTGCATGCGGCCGGTGGCGATGCCGATCTCGCCGCCGAAGCCGAACTCGCCGCCGTCGGCGAACTGGGTCGAGGCGTTGTGCATCACGATGGCGGAGTCGACCTCCGCCATGAAGGTCGCAGCCGCCTGCAGGTCCTCGGTGACGATGCAGTCGGTGTGGTGCGAGCCGTAGGTTTCGATGTGGTCCACCGCGGCGTCGAGGCTCGGGACGGCGCGGGCCGAGATCACGGCGTCGAGGTATTCGGTGCGCCAGTCCTCCTCGGTGGCGGCGGTCACGCGCGGGTCGGCGCGCCGCGCCGCCTCGTCGCCCCGCACCGCGCAGCCGCGGTCGAGCAGGGCCTTGAGCAGCCGCGGCATCAGCTCCGCCGCGCGCGCCTCGTGCACCAGCAGCGTTTCGGCGGCGCCGCAGACGCCGGTGCGGCGGAGCTTGGAGTTGACGAGCAGCGCTTCGGCCTTGTCGGCGTCGGCCGCGGCGTCGACGTAGACGTGCACCAAGCCTTCGAGGTGGGCGAAGACCGGCACCCGCGCCTCGGCCTGGACGCGCGCCACGAGCGCCTTGCCGCCGCGCGGCACCAGAACGTCGAGGTTCCCGTCGAGGCCGGCCAGCATGGCCCCCACGGCGTCGCGGTCCGTCGTCGGCACGAGCGAGATGGCGGCCGCCGGCAGGCCCGCGGCCTCCAGGCCCTCGACCAGGCATGCGTGGAGCGCCCGCGTCGAGTGGAAGGATTCCGAGCCGCCGCGCAGCACGGACGCGTTGCCGGACTTCAAGCACAGCGCGCCCGCGTCGGCGGTGACGTTGGGGCGGCTCTCGTAGATCACGCCGACCACGCCGAGCGGCGTCGACACGCGCTCGATGGTGAGGCCGTTCGGCCTGTCGAAGCTCGCCAGCACGCGGCCCACGGGGCAGGGCAGCTCGGCGATGTCCTCCAGGCTGCGCGCCACCGCCTTCACGCGGCCGTGGTCGAGCGCAAGGCGATCGCGCGACGCGGGGGAAAGGTCGCGGGCCGCGGCGAGGTCGCGCGCGTTGGCGTCGAGGATGGCGGCCTCGGAGCGGCGCACCGCGTCGGCAGCGGCCACGAGGGCGCGGTCCACCGTGCCGGCGGCGGCGTTGGCCAGCGCCCGCTGGGCGAGGCGCGCCGCGCGGCCGATGCCGCGCATGAGGGCCGGCACCTCCTCGGGCACGCCGTCGATCACCTGCGACCCCATGACTACACCTCCCGCGCCGTCGTCAATGGCCGACGCCGATGCTGTTGTCCATCGGACCCGCTTCGAGGTGGCTCCTGCAAAGGACGCCGTCGAGCGTGGACGGTGCCCGTGCGAGCTCGCCGCGTGCGAGCCGACTCGCGTTAGCGGGATCGGAACACTCCATAGTGTCGCGCCGGTCACTGCCTTGCTCCGCGAGTTTGGGCAGTCGGGATGGCCCACCTTTCGAGTGAAAGCTACGAAAAACTAGCCAAAGCTAGCTGTTTTTCCTATGCACGGCTATATATCGCTAGACGCGCTGTTGCCGAGAGGGAGATCCGTGGACCCCTACAACAACCCTTTCGCCCCTGGAGCGGGCAGTCGCCCACCGGAACTCGCGGGTCGAGACGCCATCATCGAGGCGGGCAGGATCGCCTGCGGAAGAGCCTTGCAGGGCAGGAGCGCTCGTCCGATGATGCTGCTGGGACTGCGCGGCACTGGGAAGACGGTGCTACTCAACGAGATCGGTCGCAATGCCGAGCAAGCGGGCCTGCTTGTCTCCAAAGTCGAGTCGCCGGAAGGAGAGAGTCTCGCGCGACTCCTTTACCCTGAGATGCGGAAGGTTCTGAGGTCGCTTTCCGGCGTCGAAGCGGCCAAGGTATCTACCCACGGGGTGGTGTGAGGCGACCGGTGCCGGGTGGGGCGGGTCGAAGTGCAACGAGGGCTTGCGCGGCGTGATGAAGGCTGATTCCCTGATGGCATGAGCCGCGGTGATCTCGAGCGCCTGAGCAAGGAGGAACTGATCGAACTGGTGCTGAAGCTGCAGCGCCCGGCCAAGACGTCGCGCACCTCGTCCAAGCCGCCCTCCACCGACCGCAAGGAGCGGCGCGAACAGTCCCGCCCCGGTGGTGCGAAGCCCGGCCACGAGGGCCATAACCGCCTCGTCGCCGAAGATCCCGACACGGTCGTCGATCACCGTCCGACCGAGTGCCCCGACTGCGGGCTGGCGCTGTCGGCCGAGCTGCCGGTCGAGACGGTCAGCGTGCACGAGCACATCGAACTGCCGGAGGTGAAGCCCGTCGTCGAGCAGCACCGGCGGCTCGCCGTGGTGTGCCCGGGATGCCGGGCCCGCGTGGCGGCGCCGAGACCGGCGGAGGCTGCGGCTTCGCCGTTCGGGCTGCGCCTGCACGCCACGGCCGTGTACCTGAAGACCTTCCAGGCCCTGTCCTACGAGCGGCTGCAAAAGGCCCTGTTCGACCTGTTCGGCCTGCGCATCAGCCAGGGCGGGCTCACCAACATGCTGCGCCGGGCCGAGACGCGCTTCGCGGCCGGGCGCGACGCGGCCCTGTCGGTGTTGCGACGCGCCACCGTTGTGGCGTCCGACGAGACGGGCGTGCGCATCGAGGGCACGAACTCGTACCATTGGGTCTTCCGCTGCGAGGAAGCGGTGGTGCACCACGCCGCCCCGACGCGGGGCGCCTGCGTGGTGCACGAGATCATGGACGGGCACCGGCCCGCCGTGTGGCTGTCGGATCGCTACTCCGCCCAACAGGGCCATGCCGACCGGCAACAGACCTGCCTGGCCCACCTCGCCCGCGACGTCGCCTATGCGCTCGAAGCCGGGAACGACATCCTCGCCCTGCGGCTCAAGCTGTGGCTCGACAAAGCCTTCGCGCTGGCGCGCACCGTCACCACAGCGGCGCCCTCGACGGTGGCCACCAAGCGCCGCAAGTTGGAGCGCTCCCTCGACGACATCCTCGCCGCCCCGGCCACCTGCGACCTGGCGCGCGACATCCAGAACCGCATGCGTCGCGCCCGCGACCAGCTCCTGACCTTCGCGGCCTTCCCCGGACGGGTCGAGGCCACGAACAACGCCTGCGAGCGCGACCTCCGCCCAGCGGTGATCCAGCGCAAGAACACCAACGGCTACCGCGCCATGTGGTCCGCCAAGGGCGAGGCCGCCGTGCGAACCGTGGTGGCCACCGCGCGCCTGACCTCCGGCGCCGGCACGTTCAGCACCGTGCTGGGCACCATCGGCGCCTGACGGCGCTCAGCCAAGCTGCGCACCCCGTGGGTAGTTACCGGCCAAGCAACTGGCGACGCGCGGAATCAAAGGGCTGCGAAGCTTCGCGTCGGCCTTCAAGATCGAGATGGCCGGGGTGGAAATGAGCGTCGAGCCTGACCCCGGATTGGCCGATACGGGCGATCTTCAGTATGATCTGCCGGACATTTTCACCTTGATCGGCAAGGCCGCCATGGCTGCGAAACGCG is drawn from Lichenibacterium dinghuense and contains these coding sequences:
- a CDS encoding DUF1194 domain-containing protein → MERRTVLNGVAALLGGAVLGPARASAAGTDPATVDLMLVLAADVSHSITDEKYELQRKGYAAAMSDPDVLRAIAAGTHGRIAVSFVEWAGSQSQKLVIPWTGIGGPEEARGFGLTVGAAPRSFSDRTAIGSAIDFSAALFAEAPFQAERRVIDVSGDGDSNGGSDIEGARDAALAHGVTAINGIVILSDMSGPAYLVAHTHPPGGLQEYYRRRVTGGLASFVAVAEDFDSFGRALVRKLVQEIS
- a CDS encoding nicotinate-nucleotide adenylyltransferase, whose protein sequence is MTPPAGPRSPGGQALPARSPGGRALPAWAPGLRIGLFGGSFNPPHEGHRLASLTAMRRLGLDRVWWIVTPGNPLKRHDGLADLDTRIAAARRLADHPRIVATGVEAGIGMRYTVDTIRHLRRRCPGVHFVWIMGADNLLQLPRWRRWRELVSLVPVAVVDRPGSTFRSLNGRAAAVLAPGRLRESEAKLLPTRRHPAFVYLHGPRSSASSTALRDAGRGLIPAGAPGS
- a CDS encoding glutamate-5-semialdehyde dehydrogenase, with the protein product MGSQVIDGVPEEVPALMRGIGRAARLAQRALANAAAGTVDRALVAAADAVRRSEAAILDANARDLAAARDLSPASRDRLALDHGRVKAVARSLEDIAELPCPVGRVLASFDRPNGLTIERVSTPLGVVGVIYESRPNVTADAGALCLKSGNASVLRGGSESFHSTRALHACLVEGLEAAGLPAAAISLVPTTDRDAVGAMLAGLDGNLDVLVPRGGKALVARVQAEARVPVFAHLEGLVHVYVDAAADADKAEALLVNSKLRRTGVCGAAETLLVHEARAAELMPRLLKALLDRGCAVRGDEAARRADPRVTAATEEDWRTEYLDAVISARAVPSLDAAVDHIETYGSHHTDCIVTEDLQAAATFMAEVDSAIVMHNASTQFADGGEFGFGGEIGIATGRMHARGPVGLEQLCSFKYRVRGDGQTRP
- a CDS encoding ATP-binding protein is translated as MDPYNNPFAPGAGSRPPELAGRDAIIEAGRIACGRALQGRSARPMMLLGLRGTGKTVLLNEIGRNAEQAGLLVSKVESPEGESLARLLYPEMRKVLRSLSGVEAAKVSTHGVV
- the tnpC gene encoding IS66 family transposase, which codes for MSRGDLERLSKEELIELVLKLQRPAKTSRTSSKPPSTDRKERREQSRPGGAKPGHEGHNRLVAEDPDTVVDHRPTECPDCGLALSAELPVETVSVHEHIELPEVKPVVEQHRRLAVVCPGCRARVAAPRPAEAAASPFGLRLHATAVYLKTFQALSYERLQKALFDLFGLRISQGGLTNMLRRAETRFAAGRDAALSVLRRATVVASDETGVRIEGTNSYHWVFRCEEAVVHHAAPTRGACVVHEIMDGHRPAVWLSDRYSAQQGHADRQQTCLAHLARDVAYALEAGNDILALRLKLWLDKAFALARTVTTAAPSTVATKRRKLERSLDDILAAPATCDLARDIQNRMRRARDQLLTFAAFPGRVEATNNACERDLRPAVIQRKNTNGYRAMWSAKGEAAVRTVVATARLTSGAGTFSTVLGTIGA